One window of Clostridiales bacterium genomic DNA carries:
- a CDS encoding 23S rRNA (pseudouridine(1915)-N(3))-methyltransferase RlmH, with translation QLMRVILLEQVYRSFKILNNETYHK, from the coding sequence ATCAATTGATGCGTGTTATTCTATTGGAACAGGTATATAGGTCATTTAAAATATTAAATAATGAGACATACCATAAGTAA